A portion of the Paucilactobacillus hokkaidonensis JCM 18461 genome contains these proteins:
- a CDS encoding class A sortase has product MKKKQSGKLKRWLGGIALTLLILISLGLIFNQQIKNYLVDSYKPSVSQTSIKKNNKKQGNFDFSSVKSLDFQSVTKARLNKQKIHVIGEISIPAIKMNLPIAKGVDNTVLALAAGTMRENMKMGQGNYALAGHHMNNKKILFSPLYWKAKVGQKIYVTNLKHVYEYKIYKRTFIKATRLDVVKNTPHKKIITLITCDATGTNRLMIRGKHVKTMKFKQAPEKVQKQLSGSFNNKY; this is encoded by the coding sequence CGCTATTGATCTTAATATCGCTCGGGTTGATTTTTAATCAACAAATTAAGAACTATTTAGTTGATTCATACAAACCTTCAGTTAGCCAAACTAGTATTAAAAAAAATAATAAAAAACAAGGCAACTTTGATTTTTCGAGTGTTAAGTCATTGGACTTTCAAAGTGTGACTAAGGCAAGATTAAATAAACAAAAAATTCATGTGATTGGTGAGATTTCTATTCCAGCGATCAAAATGAACTTACCAATTGCAAAGGGTGTTGATAACACGGTATTGGCATTGGCTGCTGGTACAATGCGTGAAAATATGAAGATGGGTCAGGGCAACTACGCGTTAGCCGGTCATCATATGAACAATAAGAAAATTTTATTCAGTCCGTTGTATTGGAAAGCTAAAGTAGGGCAAAAAATTTATGTGACTAACTTAAAACATGTTTACGAGTATAAAATTTATAAACGCACCTTTATCAAGGCAACTCGCTTAGATGTGGTCAAAAATACTCCCCACAAAAAAATCATCACCCTCATTACCTGTGATGCCACAGGAACTAATCGGTTGATGATTCGTGGTAAACATGTCAAGACAATGAAATTCAAACAAGCACCTGAAAAAGTACAAAAACAACTTAGTGGTAGCTTTAATAATAAGTATTAG
- a CDS encoding low molecular weight protein-tyrosine-phosphatase — protein MNVLFVCLGNICRSPMAQAMFEKMVTDEDLTNQITIDSAGTSAEEEGNPPHPGTRKILAKYHLQSDNLISRPLNSHDFDNADYIICMDDMNMADVKRRAPADSHAKIYAIFDMIPAKKGQAIPDPWYTHRFQETYNSLVEALPAWLAFFKQKLAD, from the coding sequence ATGAACGTATTATTTGTCTGTTTAGGTAACATTTGTCGCTCACCAATGGCACAAGCAATGTTTGAAAAAATGGTAACTGACGAGGACCTCACTAACCAAATTACGATTGATTCTGCAGGAACTAGTGCTGAAGAAGAGGGCAATCCGCCCCATCCTGGCACACGTAAAATACTGGCTAAATACCATTTACAGTCAGATAATTTAATTTCTAGACCTTTAAATTCACACGATTTTGATAATGCCGATTATATTATTTGTATGGATGACATGAATATGGCAGACGTTAAGCGCCGAGCACCTGCTGATTCACATGCCAAAATTTACGCCATCTTCGATATGATTCCAGCAAAAAAGGGGCAGGCAATCCCTGACCCTTGGTATACTCATCGCTTTCAAGAAACCTATAATAGCCTAGTAGAAGCCTTGCCAGCCTGGTTAGCCTTTTTTAAGCAAAAGCTCGCAGACTAA